The Commensalibacter nepenthis genome has a window encoding:
- the tssH gene encoding type VI secretion system ATPase TssH has product MDNSTASLLRRLNPYCAKALEAAASLCQTRAHAEITIEHWLLKLLEEGEGDITVIARRYEWDLEELWRNLLSYLDGLSHSIQTRPQLSKEFISLLQASWLIASLEENTESIRSCHILQALMNQPEWLRASGTWPLLSLRAIQLQRLRPLLDEHSDERDEIQNKAALNSVSSPTETLEKTKKTTSKTKTSEDDAYQQILDKFTTDVTRNAKEGKIDPIFGRDNEIRQMVDILTRRRKNNPILVGEPGVGKTALVEGLALRIAEGNVPTALKNVSLRTLDIGLLQAGAGVKGEFEQRLKNIIEAVQRSSNPVLLFIDEAHTIIGAGNQAGGSDAANLLKPALARGELRTIAATTWSEYKQYFEKDAALERRFQIVKVDEPNDEQACLMLRGLKEHYMKYHNVHIQDPAVKAAVTLSRRYLTGRQLPDKAVDLLDTASARVRMSLDTLPEIIVQIKAKIAAYDLEYKAIENDFQFSSETCHERLGEINQQKRLLQDQLKDLISQFEKEKETIQKIINLRQKKITHESKKQEIFSLQGESINGDKKSTEDQNIIEQKIQSLMQEMSETNTDKQEIIHLQQKLITVQNDNPLISLDVTEYMVATVIADWTGIPLSSLLKDEQTNLLELEATLGKSIIGQEHALNEIAKKIRAAKTGLTSDKGPLGVFLLVGPSGVGKTETALTLSNMLFAGEKSLITINLSEYQEAHTVSQLKGSPPGYVGYGQGGVLTEAVRKNPYSIVLLDEVEKAHKDVLNLFYQVFDRGFMRDGEGREVDFRNCVILMTSNLGSEHMMTLLDEQPEATISELHELIRPILKNHFQAALLARFQTIIYRPLSAMAMRQIVEIKFKEVIKRLMTHYKIECVIQDSLYDMIVEACLLPDTGARNIDSLLDQQILPILSQNLLQQLADKKKISSVSLEYNDEEGIMMSFNS; this is encoded by the coding sequence ATGGACAACTCTACAGCTTCTTTATTACGCCGTTTAAATCCATATTGTGCCAAAGCCCTAGAGGCAGCGGCATCTCTTTGTCAAACAAGAGCTCATGCAGAAATTACAATAGAGCATTGGTTATTAAAATTATTAGAAGAAGGTGAAGGCGATATTACGGTTATTGCTAGGCGTTATGAATGGGATTTAGAAGAGTTATGGAGAAATCTTCTTTCTTATCTTGATGGTTTATCACATTCAATCCAAACACGTCCTCAATTATCCAAAGAATTTATATCATTATTACAGGCATCGTGGCTTATTGCTTCATTAGAAGAAAATACCGAGAGTATTCGTTCTTGCCATATTTTGCAGGCCTTAATGAATCAACCTGAATGGTTAAGAGCTTCTGGAACATGGCCTTTATTAAGCTTAAGGGCGATACAATTACAACGTTTACGCCCCTTGTTGGATGAGCATTCTGATGAACGTGATGAGATACAAAATAAAGCTGCACTGAATTCTGTTTCTTCTCCTACAGAGACATTAGAGAAAACAAAAAAAACAACGAGTAAAACAAAAACCTCTGAAGATGATGCTTACCAACAAATTTTAGATAAATTTACAACCGATGTCACAAGAAATGCCAAAGAGGGAAAAATAGATCCTATTTTTGGCAGAGATAATGAAATTCGCCAAATGGTTGATATTTTAACGCGTAGACGTAAAAATAATCCTATTTTGGTAGGAGAGCCCGGTGTTGGTAAAACAGCTCTTGTTGAAGGTTTGGCTCTACGAATTGCAGAAGGAAATGTTCCAACAGCTTTAAAAAATGTAAGTTTACGAACACTTGATATTGGATTATTACAAGCAGGCGCTGGTGTTAAAGGTGAATTTGAACAACGATTAAAAAATATTATTGAAGCTGTTCAGCGTTCATCTAACCCTGTTCTATTATTTATTGATGAAGCGCACACAATTATTGGTGCAGGAAACCAAGCTGGTGGCTCTGATGCTGCTAATTTATTAAAACCTGCTTTGGCAAGGGGTGAGCTGAGAACAATTGCTGCAACAACATGGTCAGAATATAAGCAATATTTTGAAAAAGATGCTGCTTTAGAAAGACGCTTTCAGATTGTTAAAGTAGACGAACCAAACGACGAGCAAGCTTGTCTAATGCTACGTGGATTAAAAGAACATTATATGAAATATCACAATGTTCATATTCAAGACCCAGCTGTTAAAGCTGCGGTTACTTTATCAAGACGTTATTTGACAGGTCGGCAACTTCCAGACAAGGCCGTTGATTTGCTGGATACAGCCAGTGCTAGGGTGCGTATGAGCTTAGATACGCTTCCTGAGATTATTGTGCAAATCAAAGCTAAAATTGCAGCTTATGATTTGGAATATAAAGCTATTGAGAATGATTTTCAATTTTCTTCTGAGACTTGTCACGAACGTTTAGGAGAAATAAATCAACAAAAAAGATTATTACAAGATCAGTTAAAAGATCTGATCTCTCAGTTTGAAAAAGAAAAAGAAACTATTCAAAAGATTATTAACTTACGCCAAAAGAAAATAACTCATGAAAGTAAAAAACAAGAAATTTTTTCTTTACAAGGGGAAAGTATTAACGGCGACAAAAAATCTACTGAAGATCAGAATATAATTGAACAAAAAATTCAAAGCTTAATGCAAGAAATGAGCGAAACGAATACAGATAAACAAGAAATTATTCATCTTCAACAAAAACTTATAACAGTTCAAAATGATAATCCTTTAATTTCTCTTGATGTAACAGAATATATGGTTGCTACAGTCATTGCGGATTGGACTGGCATTCCCCTAAGCAGCCTTTTAAAGGATGAGCAAACCAATCTGTTGGAGCTAGAAGCTACTCTTGGGAAATCTATAATAGGCCAAGAGCACGCTTTGAATGAGATAGCCAAAAAAATTCGTGCTGCAAAAACAGGACTAACTTCTGATAAAGGTCCATTAGGGGTATTTTTACTTGTTGGTCCCAGTGGCGTTGGTAAGACAGAGACTGCTTTGACATTATCTAATATGTTATTTGCAGGTGAAAAATCACTGATTACAATTAATCTGTCAGAATACCAAGAAGCTCACACTGTATCACAATTAAAGGGTTCCCCTCCAGGTTATGTGGGATATGGTCAAGGAGGAGTTTTAACAGAAGCAGTTCGTAAAAATCCTTATAGTATTGTTTTGTTGGATGAAGTTGAAAAAGCGCATAAGGATGTTCTAAATCTTTTTTATCAAGTCTTTGATCGTGGTTTTATGAGGGATGGTGAAGGACGTGAAGTTGATTTTAGGAACTGTGTTATTCTCATGACTTCTAATTTAGGCAGTGAACATATGATGACACTGCTTGATGAACAACCAGAAGCAACCATCTCTGAATTACACGAATTAATCCGTCCTATTTTAAAAAATCATTTCCAAGCAGCATTATTGGCTCGTTTTCAAACAATTATTTATCGTCCGTTATCTGCTATGGCAATGCGACAAATTGTTGAAATTAAATTTAAAGAGGTCATTAAACGTTTGATGACCCACTATAAAATAGAATGCGTTATTCAAGATAGCCTATATGATATGATTGTAGAAGCTTGCTTGTTACCAGATACAGGGGCAAGGAATATCGATAGCCTGTTAGATCAACAAATCCTGCCTATTTTATCCCAA
- a CDS encoding Hcp family type VI secretion system effector, with translation MAIPLYLWLKDDGGADIKGSVNVQKREGSIEVVAFDHNVYIPTDNNTGKLTGTRTHKPVIFRKEVDSSTPYLYKAVTTGQTLKSAEFKWYRINDAGQEVEYFNTKLETVKLVRVSPLMYDIKDPSKEKHNHLEEIELRYKKITWTFKDGNIIHSDDWDERPQS, from the coding sequence ATGGCTATACCTTTATATTTATGGCTAAAAGATGATGGTGGAGCTGATATTAAAGGATCAGTTAACGTTCAAAAACGTGAGGGCAGTATTGAAGTTGTTGCTTTTGATCACAATGTATATATTCCAACCGATAATAATACAGGTAAATTAACAGGCACTCGTACTCATAAACCTGTTATTTTTAGAAAAGAAGTTGATTCTTCTACGCCATATTTATACAAAGCTGTTACTACAGGTCAAACTTTAAAATCAGCTGAGTTTAAATGGTATCGTATTAATGATGCAGGTCAAGAAGTTGAATATTTCAACACTAAATTAGAGACGGTAAAATTGGTTCGTGTATCTCCATTAATGTATGATATTAAAGATCCTTCCAAAGAAAAACATAACCATTTGGAAGAAATCGAACTCCGTTATAAAAAAATTACTTGGACGTTTAAAGACGGAAATATTATTCACTCTGATGATTGGGATGAGCGTCCACAATCTTAA